The proteins below are encoded in one region of Anabaena sphaerica FACHB-251:
- a CDS encoding sugar transferase: protein MATKLHSFMSSQPTEADFPVTYLNDTAIVQVSMRLSVLEAVRFKQTCQNLIEADSHPQQIIIDFQNTIFMDSSGLGSLVSNFKYAQEQGIAFLLRNATPQVMSVLNLTGLDQVFSIESPNSVEPIESRNLEDNRKTVTRKPDPLPQTHPSVDSWMKRLIDIVGSLVGLVITGFLFIPIAIAIQINDPGPIFFKQTRCGWMGKRFPIWKFRSMCVDAEAKKSQVKNQVEGAFFKNDNDPRITRVGRFLRRTSLDELPQFWNVLKGEMSLVGTRPPTPDEVERYEVPEWQRLDVKPGMTGEWQVNGRSTVRSFEDVIRLDLQYQKNWTLVYDLKLILKTIAILFNKNSGAV from the coding sequence GAACGACACAGCAATAGTGCAGGTATCGATGCGTTTGAGCGTGCTTGAGGCTGTTCGCTTTAAGCAAACCTGCCAAAACTTAATCGAGGCTGATTCACATCCCCAGCAAATTATCATTGATTTCCAAAATACTATCTTTATGGATAGCAGCGGTTTAGGATCTTTGGTGAGTAATTTTAAATATGCCCAGGAACAGGGGATCGCATTCCTACTTCGTAATGCTACCCCCCAAGTTATGTCAGTCCTCAACCTCACAGGATTGGATCAGGTATTTTCTATTGAGTCTCCGAACAGCGTCGAACCCATAGAATCTAGGAATCTTGAAGATAATCGGAAAACCGTCACTCGGAAGCCAGATCCCCTACCTCAGACTCATCCTTCTGTGGACTCCTGGATGAAAAGACTGATTGACATAGTGGGATCATTGGTAGGTTTAGTAATTACAGGATTTTTATTCATTCCTATTGCGATCGCCATTCAAATCAACGATCCCGGTCCGATTTTCTTTAAACAAACTCGCTGTGGGTGGATGGGTAAGCGTTTTCCTATTTGGAAATTCCGTTCTATGTGTGTCGATGCGGAAGCCAAGAAATCTCAAGTTAAAAACCAAGTAGAAGGTGCTTTCTTTAAAAATGATAACGATCCCAGAATTACCAGAGTAGGACGCTTTTTGCGCCGTACAAGTCTGGATGAACTGCCGCAATTCTGGAACGTGCTGAAAGGCGAAATGAGTTTAGTTGGCACTAGGCCACCTACCCCCGATGAAGTGGAACGATATGAAGTACCAGAGTGGCAACGTTTGGATGTAAAACCGGGGATGACTGGTGAATGGCAGGTAAATGGACGCTCAACAGTACGCAGTTTTGAGGATGTTATTCGCCTGGATTTGCAGTATCAAAAAAATTGGACTTTGGTTTACGATTTAAAGCTGATTCTCAAAACTATAGCCATATTGTTTAACAAAAACAGTGGTGCTGTTTAA